Within the Magnetospirillum sp. genome, the region TAGTAGAGGTAAAGACAACAGATGCGTATAGGATAAACCTAGATACAATTTGTGCATATAGTGAGAAGCTAAAGGATGCACAGATAGGCCCTGATAAAAAAGTAAACACTCTGGTCGTAGTTGGACGACAAGATACTGGTGACTTAGAAGCACAAGTTCGGGGAAGTCGGCATGCTTGGAGCGTCCGAATTATAAGCATCAACTCACTTGTGAAATTGATGTTCCTTCACGAGGAGTTAGATGATCCAAAGCTAGTTACTCAAATAAGGACGATTCTTCATCCATTTGAATACACTCGAGTCGATAACATCATCGATATGTTGTTTGATACCCAAAGGGAGGCAGACGAGGCGTTAACTGAGCCGCCAGAGATATTGTCTCAAGAGCAACTGCAGAAGCCTTCTGTCAAGCCGAAAAGATTTACGGCTGAGCTAACTCCAAAGATGGAGCTCGAGGCTAAGCGAGCAAAGATTGTGAACGCATTCTTTTTGCTACGAGGATCTCAAGCACACAAAAAGTCAAAAACGAACTTTTCTGATCTCGCAGGCGACCTTCGAGTGACTTGCGCCGTATCAAAACGATATGACAATGACTATCAACCTTATTGGTACGCTCTGCATCCTGCGTGGGTTGAATTCTTGAAGGAAGGTAAGCAGTCATTTTTTGTTTTAGGATGTATGGATCGCCGCGAAGCATATGCGGTGCCTTTTGCTGAGGTTGCAGCCCTTTTGCCGAGTCTCAACCAGACAGAAAAAGGTGATCGAAGCTATTGGCATGTTGCGCTGAACTTGGATGGCGGAAATCTGAAGTGGAACGTATCGCAGATTGGACGAAAGCTCGATTTGCACGAGTATAGGTTCGACCTTGATGTAGCTTCCTAGTTTCCTGACAGAGGCTGCCGGGTTTGCGATCTGCGGTGAACTCGCGGGACTAACGATATCTGAGCGCGCGATGCGCGGCCGAATACTGCGACCGATGCATCGAATCGGTGACACGGCGTCGAACCTGTGTTAGATTATAAGCACTGAAAGGAAGTTTAACCTTTCATGCGCTGTTTGACATCGTAAAGAAGTTTTTGGCGCGCTCGGCCATTTCGAGCGTTACGCGGATTTTCACGAAAACCGCGCGACGGTTTTATATAAATCAATGGCTTACCAAGAAAAACGTCGCGTCCATGTCGCGTGGACGTCGCGCGCATGTTGCATCTATGTTGCGTACGTGTTGCGCAGACGTTTCGCCTGTCAGTCGCCCGTCGCGCGGGCGTTTTGGGCGGCGGCTTGGGCGACCGGCAGATAGACCGAGAAGGTCGTGCCCTTGCCGATCTCGCTCGCAATGTCGAGCGCCCCGCGGTGGCGGTTGACGATGTGTTTGACGATCGCGAGGCCGAGGCCAGTACCCCCCATGTCGCGCGAGCGGCCGGCATCCACGCGGTAGAAACGCTCGGTTAGGCGCGGCAGATGCTCGCGCGCAATGCCCTCGCCGTCGTCGGCGACGACGATCTCGACATAGGTCTCGGCACGCGGCGCAAATCCGGCCGGCAGACGGGCGGCCACGCTTGCGCGCACGCGCACAGTACCTCCGCTGCGGCCGTATTTGATCGCGTTGTCGATGAGATTCTGAAACACCTGGGCCAGCTGGTCGCTGTCGCCGCGCACCGGCGGCAGGGCGCCGGCGATCTGCACGTCGAGGCCCGTATTTTTGGCCTTGGCGGCCAGCGTCAGCGAATCGAGCGTGGTCTGCAGCGTCTTGGCGATGTCGGCTTGCGTCGCGGGCGGGCTGTGTTCGAGCTCTTCAATCTTCGAGAGCGACAGCAGATCCTTGACGATGCGCGTCATGCGCTGGGTCTGCGCATCCATGATGCCGAGAAAGCGTTTGCGGGCTTCGGTATCGTCGCGCGCGGGCCCTTGCAGCGTTTCGATGAAGCCCGTCAGCGTGGCAAGCGGCGTGCGCAGCTCGTGGCTCACATTGGCGACGAAATCGCGGCGCATGCGTTCGGCCTGCTGCACGGCCGTCACGTCGGCGATCGCGACGAGGGCGGCGGGAGCCGTGCCCAGCGGGCGCGGCAAGGGCACCACGCGCACGCGCAAAGCGCGCTCGACC harbors:
- a CDS encoding ATP-binding protein; protein product: MRSPPEDFWTTTLALTAPASLVLVVFAVAHQVSWLWALVAIAATGLCTGWLVRRHLERLAQHAARLEALAKGDPPNALATAQEEGPTAPLAEAVAKLERAMPERAQPMASEAALESIVDALPYAILQIDSDERIVRANTAARALFGSDLEDKPLVAYLRDPSTLDAVAEALSGRHPEATEARLAGSVERALRVRVVPLPRPLGTAPAALVAIADVTAVQQAERMRRDFVANVSHELRTPLATLTGFIETLQGPARDDTEARKRFLGIMDAQTQRMTRIVKDLLSLSKIEELEHSPPATQADIAKTLQTTLDSLTLAAKAKNTGLDVQIAGALPPVRGDSDQLAQVFQNLIDNAIKYGRSGGTVRVRASVAARLPAGFAPRAETYVEIVVADDGEGIAREHLPRLTERFYRVDAGRSRDMGGTGLGLAIVKHIVNRHRGALDIASEIGKGTTFSVYLPVAQAAAQNARATGD